From Mycobacterium cookii:
CAGGCTCGGCAACAGCAGCGTGACCTATCGGCTCGGCGTCTTCCGCGGTGCCGACGAGCCGCAACCGGTCGCGGCGGTCGGCCATTGGGTCCACGTCTACATCGACCGCACCAGCCGGCGGCCGGTACCGATTCCCGATGCCATCCGGGCGCTGCTGTCGACGGCGTGCGTGAGTTAGCGGACTGGTTATGCTCGCCCAATGCCATTCGTGAGCAAGACCGTTGAGGTTTCCGTCGACGCCGCCTCGATCCTGGCCATCGTCGCCGACTTCGAGGCCTACCCGCAGTGGAACGACGGGGTGAAGGGGCTGTGGGTGCTGGCCCGCTACGACGACGGGCGCCCCAGCCAGTTGCGTCTCGATGCGAAGTACGAGGCGATCGAGGACTCGTTGATCCAGGCCGTCTACTACCCGAACCCCAACCAGATTCAGACCGTGCTGCAACAGGGCAACCTGTTCAAGAAGCAAGAGCAGCTCTTCAGCGTGGTGGACACGGGTGGGTCGTCGCTGCTGACGGTGGACCTGGACGTCGAGCCGTCGCTGCCGATACCGGCGCCGATGGTCAAGCAGTTGGCCAACAACGTCCTGGATTATCTGGCCGACGCCCTGAAGAAGCGCGCCGAGGAACTTCAGGCCGGCTAATCCCAGATGCCGCTGCCGTCCAGCTTTTCGATGAGCCGGCGGGCGCCGTCGAAGAACTGCCAGTTGGTGTGTTCGACAACGGCCGCGGTGTCGCGACGACGCAACGCCGCGACCAGCTCGCGGTGATTTGCGACCGCGGTTGCGCCCCACTCCGGATCGGCGGCGTACACCATCAGCGGCATGTAGCGCGCCGCGTGCAGCAGGAACCACGCCAGCTTGATGCGCCCGGTGGCGTGGTTGAAGGCGCGATGAAACGCGAATTCGCCTGCAGCGATCGCCTCGGTGTCGCCGGCCGCGACCGCGGCGGCCATCCCGTCGGTGATGCGCTCGAGTTCGGCGATCTCGTCGTCGGTGATGTTCTGGGCGGCGGTGGCGGCGAGCTCCTTGGCGATGGTCGCCTGCACCCAGAAGATGTCGTCGATGTCCTGTCGGCTGAGCGGCAAGACGACGTGGCCGCGGTGCGGCTCGAGTTGCACCATGCCTTCACCGCGCAGCTTCAACAGTGCTTCGCGTACCGGGGTCGCGCTGACGCCGAGTTTGGCTGCGGTCTCGTCGAGGCGAATGTAGGTGCCCGGTCGCAGTGCGCCCGACATGATCGAGGCCCGCAAGTGGCCTGCCACCTCGTCGGACAGCTGCGCGCGGCGCAGCGGAAGACGCCTGACCGCGGGTGCGCCCAGGGACGTCACCGGGGTTGTCTTCGTGAGGCCAAGACCATAGTGTGACCCAGACAACACGAAGTTTTATCAAATATCAACTCGGACCACGAGTTGGCGACGACAAGGGGAAAACGAGTTGACCGCGCAGTTGA
This genomic window contains:
- a CDS encoding SRPBCC family protein — encoded protein: MPFVSKTVEVSVDAASILAIVADFEAYPQWNDGVKGLWVLARYDDGRPSQLRLDAKYEAIEDSLIQAVYYPNPNQIQTVLQQGNLFKKQEQLFSVVDTGGSSLLTVDLDVEPSLPIPAPMVKQLANNVLDYLADALKKRAEELQAG
- a CDS encoding GntR family transcriptional regulator, encoding MTSLGAPAVRRLPLRRAQLSDEVAGHLRASIMSGALRPGTYIRLDETAAKLGVSATPVREALLKLRGEGMVQLEPHRGHVVLPLSRQDIDDIFWVQATIAKELAATAAQNITDDEIAELERITDGMAAAVAAGDTEAIAAGEFAFHRAFNHATGRIKLAWFLLHAARYMPLMVYAADPEWGATAVANHRELVAALRRRDTAAVVEHTNWQFFDGARRLIEKLDGSGIWD